The genomic interval AGACTCTGCATCTCTGGCACTGATAGTAGGGCCCAGTGCAGGTCCTGGGCAGGAAGACAGAGTCAGTGACCCTGACAGATCCTGGCCTCCAGGCTGGCAGGAAGTCTTGAAGGAAACTAACTGGCAACATTACCAGCCTCCCAGTATCCCTCCCTATCTTTTCTTTCCCTAAGGAAGTTTTTGGGAACCCTGCCTACACTAGTCTCTCCTGGGCATGGGCAGGACCTGAATGGTCCTAAACACCTCCTCCAAGTCATGTGTAGTCCTTGccaccagaggacccagcctTTGGCACAGGTTGGAAACTCTGTGGCCTCCTCTCCTGAATGCTTGTCCTGGGTCTTATGTCCTCAACCTGACCTCAGACACTGTCCATCCCCTCGCCAAATGTTGCCCAAGGACCACCGTGTGCTCAACTCCACTAGCAACCGGAGAGGATTGCCATTGCGCGTGACGCTACCAGGGTTGCCACAGGTTTCCCGGAAGTCAGGCAAGGGCAGTGATGACCGGTGGGGAAATGACCTGAGGAATTACTCTGGTCAAAGGCAGGATTGGcatcccatctccccaccctacTCCATCCACAAGAAAAACCACGAGCAGCAGTGCCTCTGTCACTGGGCTAGGGAAGAGGGTCCCTCGGGCGGACGAGGCAGGCAGTTTAGGGTTCCCGCGGTCCGGCCTCCGGCCGCGTGGACTGCGGAACACGGGTCCGCTCGCCAGAGGCCGTACAGGCCGTAGCCGACAGCGCCCTCTGGCGGCCAGAGCGGAAGGCGGCCGTCACAGTCACCAGGTAAGTGGTGCAGGGCGTCAGGCCCTGGATAGTAGTGCTGTTCTGGCCTGCTGGCACCTCCACGCGCTCTAGGGAGCCGCCTTGCAGAGGTCCGAGCTGTACAAGGTAGCCGAGAGTGGAGTCCGGGCCAAGCGCGGGGGCCCAACTTACGCGGAGGCTGCGCGGCCTAGTATGCGAGATGACGATGCGTTCTGGCCCGGCCTCCTCTGCAAAGGAAGAGGATGGTTGAGTAGAGGGGTGTCCTTCTCATGCCACCCTGCCCTCCCATAAGGTACCCCTGCCACACCTTGCAATGTGCGTACTCGCACGTGCTGCGGCCTCAGGAGGCGCACGTTCGACTCCGGCAGCAGCGAAACTTCATAATCTGTGTCCGGGTTGAGATCTGTCCAGGTCCAGCTGGTAGCATTCCCGGGCAGCTGTTGGCGTCTTGTGGTTACCAGTTTGCCGCTGGGCACCAACTCCAGCACGTAGTAACCAGAGTCCGCTGTCAGCAGGGGCGGCCAGGACAGGCGGAAGCCATTGGACAGAACCTCCGAGGCATGAAGCTGTTGTGGCTGCATCGCATCTAAGGGTGGTTTAGTGCTGGGGTCAGGGAGCAGAAGTGGGGCTCTCACTGGTCTGGAGAGGACCCAAAGAttggagcccccccccccaaaataggTGATGCCTTCTGCCAAGGAGAGGCAGGAGCCAGGCAGGCATTCACCACCAGTAAATGGTGATGACTAGGAAACTCTGACTGAGCTGgtgggaggacagagaggagtaCAGCCCCCAACTCTGGGTCCCATCATAGACTTTCCTGCCTACTTCGCCCCAAACCCAGACCTATAAGATATAGTGGCTACTCCTTACCCAGACAAACAACCTGGATGAAGGCACCTCAAAGGTGGCAATGCTTACAATATTATCTAAGAACGGAGGATCAGTCCTCCAAGACTGTGTGGCCAGCACAagatttgttttgagacaaacaTATTCTGAACAGTTTTGGAGGAGGGAAACAGACCAGAGGCTGCAGCCAGGAGATGGGAAACTACATGGCCCCTGGAGCAGTAAAAATGTGACAGAACCCAGAAGCAGCTGGACCTAAGAGTGAGGAGAGAGTAGGACAGGACCTTCCTACCCGAGTGGGAGGGGAACTCCAGAATGGGCTCCTGTGCAGTGACAACCAACACATGATCAGCCAGCCATCTGATCAACGTGCACATAAGTCTGGGTAGGCCATCCAGATCTTGACTTTGTTGCTGATGCTGGGTACTAAGTTTGGTCAGCTGGGCACTTACTTTCCTTCCCAGCCTCCCAGTCGGATTCTGACCTTAGTCACAGACGTCCCCACCCTAATGTTTATCTCTGATGATacccttttctccttctgctccctcCAGGTTCATCAGGACCTATTGGCCGATGGTCTACCAGGAGATGTCCTTAGGAGATCTCTTGAGACAGACCTTTCACCTCTTTCCAACCCATAGACCCACACCTTCCTCTTTAGTGTAGATGATTAACCTGCAGTAAGAGACTTGGTAAGAATGCTACCCTGAAGTGATAGCATTCTTCAGTGCCCTCTACGAGCTAAGCCAAACACCAGGCAGGCCCCTTAGTCTCtagccccttccttctccttgtgTGACTGACTATAGGAGGCCTGGAGAAAGCAGGTGCTTAGGTCCTACAGTGGATCTTCCTTGTTCTGGCTTCCCCAGCAGACCCCATAATAGACCTGCGTGAAAACCACCTCAAACCCTCCCTGACTGTGGCTCCCTAGCAAGGAATAGGTAGGGCCCAAGCTCTGGAGGAGACAATCCCTGACCtatttggtcacttctccaggaATGGTGGGATTGACAAGGCATTTGGTCCCTGGATATACACAAGGGCACATGATGCCATAGGCAGAGAGCCCTGGGGGAGCCCTGGACCTCCTTTATCTTCTGTACTTGGACCCTCCATACACACCCCACCCAAAGTAGCCCTTAGTTCATTGGCCTGGGAGTTCCCATGTCTAGGAGTCCCATCTTGAAATGGTTACTCAGACCTGCCACAGTCTCTCTATAGCTCAGGTGTCAGGGTACATGCAGGCACCCAGAATGAGTATGTGCCTGGACGGTATGCAGAGAATATGTGAGCCACCTCCCCACTGTTACATACTCAAGAGCACCAGGCTCATGGGTTCTCCCTGGTCTCCACCCAGATCCTCTCACTGCAGCAAGCTGTCAGCTAGGGATTCACAGGCCCTGCCTCTTCCCACCTACCAGAAATGGAGCCCTGAAGCTCCGGGGCAATGATAGGAAGGTCATCCACATCCACAAAgtataggtgcttctcagcaggagctgaggcagctgCCAATAGCTCCAACAGGTTGCCTCGGCCAGTGCTGACAATGAAGATGGTGACACCCAAGTCCTTGAGCTCCTGCATAGGGGGGCCCACGGGGTCACTGGAGCCCCCATCTGTCACCCACACCAGTACCTTGGGAACCCCTGGCCGGGCACCTGCTTCCTCAGCAAACAATTGTTCTTTGGCATAAGCCAGTGCCAGGCCTGTGTTGGTATCACCCATACGTTGGGGTGCAACACGTATGGCATCCTGTATAGCCTGGCCTGAACTGTACTGGTTGAAAGTAAACTCTGTGTGAGGCTGGCTGCCCACGTGCACCAGACTAGCATGCAGAGCCCCAGGTCCGAAAGGCATCGTAGCCACCAGCTGCCCCACAAATTCCCGAACTCTTGAGAACTCATAGTGTGACACGCTGGCTGAGCTGTCCAGCAGGAACAACAGGTCCCCCTGGGGGGCTGATGCTGTGGGACCTAGAGGAAAAGACAAGGGGTTCAGTCCAGGTAGCCTTGCCAGACAACCCCATGCCCAGGGCAGAACCACCCACAAAGGCCTGAACTTTCTTTAAGCACATGCTTGCCTTTGCCCAAAGATA from Mastomys coucha isolate ucsf_1 unplaced genomic scaffold, UCSF_Mcou_1 pScaffold18, whole genome shotgun sequence carries:
- the Vwa1 gene encoding von Willebrand factor A domain-containing protein 1, which encodes MLFWTVLSMALSLRLALARSGIEHGPTASAPQGDLLFLLDSSASVSHYEFSRVREFVGQLVATMPFGPGALHASLVHVGSQPHTEFTFNQYSSGQAIQDAIRVAPQRMGDTNTGLALAYAKEQLFAEEAGARPGVPKVLVWVTDGGSSDPVGPPMQELKDLGVTIFIVSTGRGNLLELLAAASAPAEKHLYFVDVDDLPIIAPELQGSISDAMQPQQLHASEVLSNGFRLSWPPLLTADSGYYVLELVPSGKLVTTRRQQLPGNATSWTWTDLNPDTDYEVSLLPESNVRLLRPQHVRVRTLQEEAGPERIVISHTRPRSLRVSWAPALGPDSTLGYLVQLGPLQGGSLERVEVPAGQNSTTIQGLTPCTTYLVTVTAAFRSGRQRALSATACTASGERTRVPQSTRPEAGPREP